The DNA window AATGAGGTAGCAGAGAAAGAGCAGCTATCTGATGTGTAAGTGCaaacttaagcaataaggcacgaggaggtgtgatatatggccaatatatcacggctaagggctgttcttaagcacgacgcaacacggagtgcctggatacagcccttagccgtggtatattggccatataccacaaacccccgaggtgccttactgttattattaactggttaccaacgtaataagagcagtaaaaataaatgttttgtcatacccgtggtatacggtctgttataaactgggtggttcgcgccctgaatgctgattggctgacagccgtggtatatcagaccatataccacaggaATGACAAAGTATTtaattttactgctctaattacattaaCCAGTTCATCATAGCAATAAGaaaccttgggggtttgtggtatatggccaatataccacggctaagggctgtatccaggcactccgtgttgtgtTGTGcgaaagaacagcccttagctgtggtatattggccatataccacaccccctcgtgcctttttccttaaatataccacggctttcagccaatcagcattcagggatcgaaccacccagtttataatactatTTATTCTCCTGTGGTTTTTAATTGACAGGTTTCTTCAGTGGCTGCTGTCCAAACTGAGATGTTCAAAGAAATAATGGACAACTATTacttctaccacacacacacacagattttgaGTATTGGTTAttcctacaacacacacaaatgtaatttCAGAGACAGGAACTATGATTAGCAAAATACATATATTGGTCTCATTCTTATATTTTGAGACATGCAGCATTATTtaaataaaacatatatattgATCCCCATACAGCCTATGATAATGAATTGGATTTACATGCTTAGGCTTGGAAATATAGCCAGGAGAAGCAAAGGACAGCACCAACCTTAGGGCAGTGTCACTGGTATTGGGGTCATAGGTCTCCTTTGGCCAAAGTGAAGAGTTGAGGGCCCCTTACTGGTCTCCTTGCAATATCTGGTCTCCCACACAGAGATGGAAATCTACACCTGTTTAGACCCTGGAGGATATGGCTTCAGATgaaagacagcagagagatgCAGAACGTAAAAGTTTCAAACACATTGATATGCAAATTCAGGACCATTATACACTGAAGTGGAGCATGCATCTGGTCTGAAGCATGTCAAAAGAGTAGAAATGAACTGGGACTGGAGGAATACATCACATTTAAACTAAATTATCATGTATCTGATTTAGCTACACTTATCTGTACTTGAATTGTGCTGTTTGAAAAGTGCATTTCCAATAAAGCTTTTTAAATTGCAGTTATTTGTGTCAGACAGATTTTTGTCTTAATTAATTACAtcaggggttcttaaactttttaCATCAAGGGAATATTATTATACTGATATTATCTTACCTGTTATCAGTGGGGGGATTTATTCTGTTGCTCTGGACTGTATCCCACGGTAGGTGGCGGTAGTGAACCAATAAATAGTTGTATTGCTCGCCAGAAACCCAACCAGGCTGGCAGACAGTTGTTACCATGCAACGAGCAGACGCTTGCGAAAAGTACTTGCTACACAATTGGCAAAATTGCCTGCTGCTGTATACAtagcgcgcgtgtgtgtatgttgctaacctagctagttagctagccatcAATAAAGTTCCCAATGTTACAACATGGCAGACGGCTGGAGCACCGACACCGGAGAGGCTGCCTATCGTTCCCGGGATGCTGTCAAAAACCTTACAATTAAGTAAGTTGCAGTTGGCCGTTGTGTGGCTTTTAGTCCTTGCATTGCCATATAAGCAAGACACTGTCGTTAGCTCTCAAagcagatgatgatgataaaCACCCAGTATATTGCTTGACCTGATCCCTGAGTTTGCCATGAAAACATGgcatttagctagctagaatcCTGTTTACTTtgtttatatttacaatggtgtttacaGGATCCGTATTCAGAGAGTCACCTCCACAGCAGCCCTCTCCCAACACCTTCAGCAGCAGGTTTGGActcaacaggagaggggaggcatTGAGCTGGACACCCTCAACTCACAGACTCAATCAGGTGTTAACACTGTTTTGAAACAGGAAGATGATGTTAGATGTTTTGAAACAGAAAGATGTCAGATGCTTCTTAGTTGAGTAGATGTCATTTTCGTGGTGACTAGATATGGACCACAACATCTTGGTTTTGTTTCAGCCAGAAATTATGAGGAGTTAGTGGTAGGCTGGCAGGAGAAGCTGTTCAGTCAGTGTCCTTATAACAAATAAGAATTTACTGTTTAGGATAGTTTGTTGCatagtaaggtgtgtgtgtgtgtgcacaatatGAAGTGGTCAGTATGCCAGACTCCGCTGGAGAGACAATACCACACAGACATCATGGCTCAGGAGCGGACCAGGGGCAGACGGAACTGCAGGATTTTCACCTACACCGATTCTGACTGCTACACCAATTGGGAAGGGGTGGTTTTCAACAGAATCTCCATTTCTGTAACGGTTCTGTAACCAAAGACTCTGGGAGACGGGAAGCAAGTATAGGGGGAGGATTTTATAGGGGGAGCTGGAGCAGACGTGACAATTTCATTATTCAAAACAAAGCATTTACCTATTTTCTGTCCAAAAGAAACGTTAGTGTTTTAAAGCTGTTTTTGATGTACTCACTACAGCATTCCCAGAGTATGGTGACGCAGGTCAAGTCCAATCCTACCTTACTGGCACATAGGATGGCCAATGTCAGACACAGACGACAGGACAGACGCCCAGTGTAGGTCCCTGTTACTCACCAAAGTTAATTATTATTAAAGTGAATGTAATTGAAGCAGCATTGATGCGTCGTGCTGCTTTGAAGACAGTGTACCGGTATGTTCACATTACACCATACCCTTCTATGCAAAATGTGTTTATGGTATTCTGTTGGTCTGCAGTGACAGCACCATCCCCAAGTCCAGGCTGATTACCTGGGAGCCCTTGTAGGACTTTGTGAAGACCAGCCACATGGTCAACACACCTGTACAGACCATGCACATCATGGGGGACCTGGGACCAGCAGGCAAGTGAGTAGCACAAGGGGAAAAACCACTATGTAGCCTATACACTTATTACACTGCTTTGTATGTAATAACTTTGAAGTAGATTCCAATTCAGGCATTGAAAAGTGGCATTTTATTATTGTATTTCTCAGACTTGGCCAAAAGGAGAAGGAATGCTTGTGTGCACGATAAGAGCAGATGGAAATGGAGTGGTTACCATCAAACCAGACTTCAACAAAGGCAAGGAGCACTACAGGCCAGTGACCTGCACCCGCTGAAGTCAAAATATTTTACCCCTAGCTCAAGTAAGGGTCACTTACTTGGTAGCAGAATTTATACATTCCCAGCCATTTACTGTGATATGATGCTGTTTGTTTGCACCCAAGGTTGAgacggagggggagaagagggaggtgtGGCGACAGAACAGCAGCAGTGcatatattttttcacctttatttaaccaggtaggcaagttgagaacaagttctcatttacaattgcgacctggccaagataaagcaaagcagttcgacacatacaacgacacagagttacacatggagtaaaacaaacatacagtcaataatacagtataaacaagtctatatacgatgtgagcaaatgaggtgagataagggaggtaaaggcaaaaaaaggccgtggtggcaaagtaaatgcaatatagcaagtaaaacactggaatggtagatttgcaatggaagaaagtgcaaagtagaaataaaaataatggggtgtaaaggagcaaaataaataaattaaatacagtagggaaagaggtagttgtttgggctaaattataggtgtgctatgtacaggtgcagtaatctgtgagctgctctgacagttggtgcttaaagctagtgagggagataagtgtttccagtttcagagatttttgtagttcgttccagtcattggcagcagagaactgtaaggagaggcggccaaagaaataattggttttgagggtgactagagagatatacctgctggagcgtgtgctacaggtgggagatgctatggtgaccagcgagctgagataaggggggactttacctagcagggtcttgtagatgacatggagccagtgggtttggcgacgagtataaagcgagggccaaccaacgagagcgtacaggtcgcaatggtgggtagtatatggggctttggtgacaaaacggattgcactgtgatagactgcatccaatttgttgagtagggtattggaggctattttgtaaatgacatctccaAAGTttaggattggtaggatggtcagttttacaagagtgtgtttggcagcatgagtgaaggatgtttacattctaaccagacacctaggtatttgtagttgtccacgtattctaagccagagccgtccagagtagtgatgttggacaggtgcaggcagcaatcggttgaagagcatgcatttagttttacttctatttaagagcaattggaggccacaaaggaagagttgtatggcattgaagcttgcctggagggttgttaacacagtgtccaaagaagggccagaaatatacagaatggtgtcgtctgcgtagaggtggatcagagactcaccagcagcgagagcgacatcattgatgtaaacagagaagagagtcggtccaagaattgaaccctgtggcacccccatagagactcccagaggtccggacagcagaccctccgatttgacacattgaactctatcagagaagtagttggtgatccaggcgaggcaatcatttgagaaaccaaggctgtcgagtctgccgatgaagatgtggtgattgacagagtcgaaagacttggccagatcaatgaatatgactgcactgtaatgtttcttatcaatggcggttaagattgtttaggaccttgactACACTCAATAAGTAGGAGTA is part of the Oncorhynchus kisutch isolate 150728-3 unplaced genomic scaffold, Okis_V2 scaffold1672, whole genome shotgun sequence genome and encodes:
- the LOC116367428 gene encoding Meckel syndrome type 1 protein-like: MLSKTLQLRSVFRESPPQQPSPNTFSSRFGLNRRGEALSWTPSTHRLNQHSQSMVTQVKSNPTLLAHRMANVRHRRQDRRPVDSTIPKSRLITWEPL